In Phormidium ambiguum IAM M-71, one DNA window encodes the following:
- a CDS encoding CO2 hydration protein → MKTANLKTKIHPLTVYIERLKCGDALLVDTPENVLEVVGILKSYGVVLDAYHKNLTYIAENQFLELFPFFKYFDGDVNLSKLLRHWWHDRINFEYAEYCMKTMMWHGGGELDKYLDTPEFQERARKAIDAKIKSILPIRLVDRLFPEFLLEQVRQQAYYSALGQFWDVMAEIFLTMSDLYDEGKITTIPEVVDHILKGLVAAANNPITYAVTINKQVYEIIPKSVGLTFLMDTAVPYVEAVFFRGTPFPGTVSYNAQAYQISPDQTRFQYGALYADPLPIGGAGIPPTLLMQDMRHFLPDYLHNVYQKTKRKEDDLRVQICITFQKSMFCVTTAAILGLAPHPLDTNDPTEQKANQKYLEGWMDRFLTSRLMVANSDPNALLYNPKSEN, encoded by the coding sequence ATGAAAACTGCCAATTTAAAAACTAAAATCCATCCCTTAACAGTATACATTGAACGTTTAAAATGTGGGGATGCTTTATTAGTAGACACGCCAGAAAATGTACTAGAAGTTGTGGGGATTTTGAAGAGTTATGGTGTAGTGTTAGATGCTTATCACAAAAATCTTACTTATATTGCGGAAAATCAATTTTTAGAACTTTTTCCCTTTTTTAAATACTTTGACGGCGACGTTAATTTAAGCAAATTATTGCGGCATTGGTGGCATGACAGAATAAATTTTGAATATGCCGAATATTGCATGAAAACCATGATGTGGCATGGTGGCGGTGAGTTAGATAAATATTTAGATACTCCCGAATTTCAAGAAAGGGCAAGAAAAGCGATCGATGCAAAAATTAAAAGTATTCTGCCGATTCGATTAGTCGATCGCTTATTTCCCGAATTTTTATTAGAACAAGTACGCCAACAAGCTTATTACAGCGCTTTGGGGCAATTTTGGGACGTAATGGCAGAGATTTTTCTCACCATGTCAGACCTTTATGATGAAGGTAAAATTACTACAATTCCCGAAGTAGTAGATCACATTTTAAAAGGTTTAGTAGCCGCAGCAAATAACCCAATTACCTACGCTGTTACTATTAACAAACAAGTATACGAAATTATCCCGAAATCTGTAGGTTTAACCTTCTTAATGGATACAGCTGTCCCTTATGTAGAAGCTGTTTTTTTCCGGGGTACTCCTTTTCCGGGAACTGTTTCTTATAATGCCCAAGCTTATCAAATTTCCCCCGATCAAACTAGGTTTCAATATGGTGCATTATACGCCGATCCTTTACCCATCGGAGGGGCGGGAATTCCACCAACTTTGTTAATGCAAGATATGCGGCATTTTCTTCCTGATTACTTGCATAATGTTTACCAAAAGACAAAGCGAAAGGAAGACGATTTGCGAGTGCAAATTTGTATTACTTTCCAAAAATCAATGTTTTGCGTAACAACAGCAGCAATTTTAGGTTTAGCGCCTCATCCTTTAGATACAAATGATCCGACAGAACAAAAAGCTAATCAAAAGTATTTGGAAGGTTGGATGGATCGATTTTTAACTTCTCGTTTAATGGTTGCTAATAGCGATCCAAATGCCTTGTTGTACAATCCTAAATCAGAAAATTAG
- a CDS encoding NADH-quinone oxidoreductase subunit M — translation MLSALIWLPILGAGIVAFLPGNIPAKFTRQISLAISLAAFIWSLVIAIQFNPENNSQQFIEFLPWIDSLGLTYSLGIDGLSLPLLVLNTLLTCFAIYSTDEGISRPRFYYSLVLLLNAGVSGAFLAQDLLLFFLFYELELVPLYFLIAIWGGARRGYAAIKFLLYTTVSGILLLAAFLGVVWFSGSSSFAYEPLRTNTLPLGTQLLLLGTILIAFGIKIPLVPLHTWLPDAHVEASTPISVLLAGVLLKLGTYGLLRFGLSLFPEAWQSLAPILAIWAVVSVLYGAFTAIAQTDMKKMVAYSSIAHMGYILLASAAATPLSLLGCVYQMISHGLISALLFLVVGVVYKKTGTRDINLLCGLLNPERGLPIIGSLMIVGVMASAGIPGMLGFISEFLIFRGSFEVFPTETLLSMIGTGLTSVYFLLLVNRVFFGRLSEKVLDLPQVQWSERIPAAILAGIIILFGIVPSWLSRWTEASTTAIINPQVAIAKVIPAASVSENRLP, via the coding sequence ATGCTCAGTGCCTTAATTTGGTTGCCGATATTAGGTGCAGGTATCGTAGCTTTTCTACCAGGAAATATACCAGCAAAATTTACTCGCCAAATAAGTTTAGCAATTAGTTTGGCAGCTTTTATTTGGTCGTTAGTCATAGCAATTCAGTTTAATCCAGAAAATAATTCCCAGCAGTTTATTGAGTTTTTACCTTGGATTGATAGCTTGGGACTTACTTATAGCTTAGGTATTGATGGTTTATCTTTGCCTTTGTTAGTTTTGAATACTTTATTAACTTGCTTTGCTATTTACAGCACTGATGAAGGAATTTCTAGGCCGAGATTTTATTATTCTCTGGTGTTGTTGTTAAACGCTGGCGTTAGTGGGGCTTTCTTGGCTCAAGATTTGCTGCTATTTTTCTTGTTCTATGAATTAGAATTAGTGCCTCTTTATTTCTTAATTGCAATTTGGGGAGGTGCGAGAAGAGGTTATGCAGCAATTAAATTTTTGTTGTACACAACTGTTTCAGGAATTTTATTATTAGCGGCGTTTTTGGGTGTAGTTTGGTTTAGTGGTTCTTCGAGTTTTGCTTATGAACCTCTACGCACTAATACCTTACCTTTGGGAACTCAATTGTTACTTTTAGGGACGATTTTAATAGCTTTTGGTATTAAAATTCCCCTAGTACCTTTGCACACTTGGCTACCTGATGCTCACGTAGAAGCTTCTACACCAATTTCGGTATTATTAGCAGGTGTGTTGTTGAAATTGGGAACTTATGGTTTGCTGCGGTTTGGGTTAAGTTTATTCCCAGAAGCTTGGCAAAGTTTAGCACCTATTTTAGCTATTTGGGCGGTAGTAAGTGTGCTTTATGGTGCGTTTACTGCGATCGCGCAAACTGATATGAAAAAGATGGTAGCTTATAGTTCGATCGCACACATGGGCTACATTCTTTTAGCTAGCGCCGCTGCGACACCCTTAAGTTTGTTAGGGTGTGTCTATCAAATGATCAGTCACGGTTTAATCTCTGCTTTGCTCTTTTTAGTGGTAGGTGTAGTTTACAAAAAAACCGGAACTCGTGATATTAATTTGCTTTGTGGTTTATTGAATCCAGAAAGAGGTTTACCAATAATTGGTAGCTTAATGATTGTTGGGGTAATGGCGAGTGCTGGGATTCCGGGAATGCTGGGTTTTATTTCGGAGTTTTTGATTTTTCGAGGTAGTTTTGAAGTATTTCCTACCGAAACTCTGCTTTCGATGATTGGGACGGGTTTAACTTCAGTTTATTTTCTACTTTTGGTAAACCGAGTATTTTTTGGTCGTCTTTCCGAAAAGGTTTTAGACTTACCGCAAGTACAATGGTCTGAGAGAATACCTGCTGCTATTTTGGCAGGGATTATTATCCTTTTCGGTATTGTACCAAGTTGGTTAAGTAGGTGGACAGAAGCTAGTACAACTGCGATAATTAATCCTCAAGTAGCGATCGCTAAAGTGATACCTGCGGCTAGTGTTTCTGAGAACCGACTTCCCTAA
- a CDS encoding NAD(P)H-quinone oxidoreductase subunit F, translating to MTQFLLETSWWVPIYGLIGSVLTIPWSTGIVRRTGPRPAAYFNLLMTVLAFVHGSVIFRLTWNQEPVAIVFHWFQAAGLDLSFVLDISPVTVGAMELITGMSFLAQMFALGYLEKDWAMARFFTLMGFFEGAMSGLAISNSLFLSYALLEILTLSTYLLVGFWYAQPLVVTAARDAFLTKRVGDVLLLMGVVVLATMAGSLNFPDLYDWAETANLNPVFATLLGLALIAGPTGKCAQFPLHLWLDEAMEGPNPASILRNSVVVACGAYVLIKLQPILNVSPIALNALIAIGAVTAVGASLVAMAQIDIKRALSHSTSAYLGVVFIAVGTQWTGFALMLLFAHAISKALLFMSIGSIIVTTNNQNLLEMGGLGPKMPATTTAFVVGTAGLVGLLPLGGFWALRLGMDDLWTERPLLVVVLLLVNCLSALNLTRVFRLVFLGQTQPKTRRAPEVPWQMAVPMVSLSIVTLLVPVMMQRLSLLPGWAYLNQTALLLLCFSGLVGVVLGGVIELPRNWTRSTKSPVRLLQDLFAYDFYIDRLYRLSVVFAVSQISRLTNAIDRYVIDGLVNLVGLATIFSGESLKYSISGKSQFYLLTILVGVSFFGFLMIWLFDQSTFREILEKVLLALNG from the coding sequence ATGACTCAGTTTCTCCTAGAAACAAGTTGGTGGGTGCCGATATATGGACTGATCGGGTCTGTATTGACTATACCTTGGTCAACTGGGATTGTCCGACGTACAGGCCCTCGACCAGCAGCTTACTTTAATTTATTGATGACCGTGCTGGCTTTTGTGCATGGCTCGGTTATATTCAGGCTAACTTGGAATCAAGAACCAGTGGCGATCGTCTTTCATTGGTTTCAAGCCGCAGGTTTAGATTTATCCTTTGTCCTAGATATTTCTCCAGTCACAGTTGGGGCAATGGAGTTAATCACAGGTATGAGTTTTCTCGCCCAAATGTTTGCCTTGGGATATTTGGAAAAAGACTGGGCAATGGCGCGTTTCTTTACGCTGATGGGCTTTTTTGAAGGAGCAATGAGTGGATTAGCAATCAGTAATTCGCTGTTTCTCAGTTATGCTTTGTTGGAAATTCTCACTCTTTCTACCTATTTACTAGTTGGTTTTTGGTACGCGCAACCTTTGGTGGTGACAGCAGCGAGAGATGCTTTTTTGACTAAACGGGTAGGAGATGTGTTGTTGCTGATGGGTGTGGTGGTATTGGCAACAATGGCAGGTAGTTTAAATTTTCCTGATTTGTATGATTGGGCGGAAACCGCAAATTTAAATCCTGTATTCGCTACATTACTAGGTTTAGCTTTAATTGCAGGCCCGACGGGTAAATGTGCTCAGTTCCCGTTGCATTTGTGGTTGGATGAGGCGATGGAAGGGCCGAATCCAGCTTCGATTTTACGTAATTCGGTGGTGGTGGCTTGTGGCGCTTATGTGCTGATTAAGCTTCAACCTATATTAAATGTGTCGCCTATAGCTTTAAATGCTTTGATTGCGATTGGTGCTGTAACTGCTGTGGGTGCGTCTTTGGTGGCAATGGCGCAAATTGATATTAAGCGAGCTTTGTCTCATTCGACGAGTGCTTATTTGGGTGTGGTGTTTATTGCGGTGGGAACGCAGTGGACTGGTTTTGCGTTGATGTTGTTGTTTGCTCATGCGATCTCTAAAGCTTTATTATTCATGAGCATTGGTTCAATTATTGTCACAACTAATAATCAAAATCTCCTAGAAATGGGTGGTTTAGGGCCAAAAATGCCAGCAACAACTACTGCGTTTGTTGTAGGTACTGCGGGTTTAGTTGGCTTATTACCTTTAGGTGGTTTTTGGGCTTTGCGTCTGGGAATGGACGATTTGTGGACAGAAAGACCATTGTTAGTAGTAGTTTTGTTGTTAGTTAATTGCTTAAGCGCTCTTAATTTAACTCGAGTTTTTCGTTTAGTATTTTTAGGTCAAACCCAACCAAAAACTCGCCGTGCTCCTGAAGTTCCTTGGCAAATGGCAGTGCCAATGGTTTCTTTGAGCATCGTAACTTTATTAGTTCCAGTGATGATGCAGCGATTATCTCTGCTACCTGGGTGGGCGTATTTGAATCAAACTGCTCTGTTACTATTGTGTTTTTCGGGGTTAGTTGGCGTAGTTTTGGGAGGGGTTATTGAGCTTCCGAGAAATTGGACTAGATCGACTAAATCTCCGGTGAGATTGTTACAAGATTTGTTTGCTTACGACTTTTACATCGATCGACTTTATCGTTTAAGTGTGGTATTTGCTGTTAGTCAAATTTCGCGGTTAACTAATGCGATCGATCGCTATGTAATTGATGGTTTAGTTAACTTAGTTGGATTAGCCACAATTTTTAGTGGGGAAAGTCTGAAATACAGCATTTCCGGTAAATCCCAATTTTATTTACTAACAATTTTAGTCGGAGTGAGTTTTTTCGGTTTCCTAATGATTTGGTTGTTTGACCAGTCAACCTTTAGAGAAATTTTAGAAAAAGTATTGCTGGCGCTAAATGGATAA
- a CDS encoding carbon dioxide-concentrating mechanism protein CcmK — MPIAVGMIETKGFPAVVEAADAMVKAARVTLVGYEKIGSARVTVIVRGDVSEVQASVSAGIEAAKRVNGGEVVSTHIIARPHENLEYVLPIRYTEAVEQFRT, encoded by the coding sequence ATGCCAATTGCTGTTGGAATGATTGAGACTAAAGGCTTTCCGGCTGTCGTGGAAGCAGCTGATGCTATGGTGAAAGCCGCCCGTGTTACATTAGTAGGTTATGAAAAAATCGGTAGCGCCAGAGTGACAGTAATCGTGCGCGGTGACGTTTCGGAAGTTCAAGCCTCTGTTTCTGCTGGTATAGAAGCAGCAAAGCGAGTAAACGGAGGTGAAGTCGTTTCCACTCACATCATTGCTCGTCCCCACGAAAACTTGGAGTACGTTTTACCGATTCGTTATACCGAAGCGGTCGAGCAGTTCCGAACTTAG
- a CDS encoding carbon dioxide-concentrating mechanism protein CcmK gives MAIAVGMIETLGFPAVVEAADAMVKAARVTLVGYEKIGSGRVTVIVRGDVSEVQASVSAGVDSVKRVNGGQVLSTHIIARPHENLEYVLPIRYTEAVEQFRESVSGIRPYNRP, from the coding sequence ATGGCGATCGCAGTAGGAATGATTGAAACTCTGGGCTTTCCCGCCGTCGTAGAAGCCGCAGACGCGATGGTAAAAGCTGCTCGTGTAACTTTAGTAGGATATGAGAAGATCGGTAGTGGTCGCGTCACAGTAATAGTCAGAGGCGATGTTTCGGAAGTGCAAGCTTCCGTTTCAGCAGGCGTAGATTCTGTGAAGCGAGTTAATGGTGGTCAAGTTTTATCCACCCACATCATTGCCCGTCCCCATGAAAACTTAGAATATGTATTACCGATTCGTTATACCGAAGCAGTAGAACAGTTCCGGGAAAGCGTGAGCGGCATTCGCCCTTATAACAGACCATAG
- a CDS encoding EutN/CcmL family microcompartment protein translates to MQIAKVRGTVVSTQKDPSLRGAKLLLLQFVDEEGKLLPGYEVAADIVGAGLDEWVLVSRGSAARIASGNENRPLDALVVAIIDTVNMDNRLVYSKKDQDR, encoded by the coding sequence ATGCAAATAGCCAAAGTTCGTGGCACAGTTGTCAGTACCCAAAAAGACCCTTCTCTTCGCGGAGCAAAGTTACTTTTATTACAATTTGTGGACGAAGAAGGAAAGCTACTTCCGGGCTACGAGGTAGCAGCAGATATTGTGGGCGCTGGGCTGGATGAGTGGGTACTTGTGAGCCGAGGTAGTGCTGCCCGCATTGCTTCCGGTAATGAGAATCGCCCACTTGATGCTTTGGTAGTGGCGATTATTGACACGGTAAACATGGATAATCGCTTGGTTTACAGCAAAAAAGACCAAGACCGTTAA
- a CDS encoding ribulose bisphosphate carboxylase small subunit, with protein MVVRSIAAPPTPWSKGLAEPKIHETAYVHSFSNIIGDVYIGANVLIAPHTSIRADEGTPFYIGDSTNIQDGVVIHGLEQGRVVGDDQKSYSVWVGKNCSIAHMALIHGPAYVGDDCFIGFRSTIFNARVGHGCIVMMHALIQDVEVPPGKYVPSGSVITNQQQADRLPDVQASDMEFAHHVVGINEALRTGYRCAADIACLTNLRDEQVDSKASNRSSNGNGQVKSMRLSSDIHEQVRQMLAQGYRISTEHADERRFRTSSWTSGTAIQTNRQSEVIAALESSLDEYAGEYVRLIGIDPKAKRRVVETIIQRPNGKAPQVSKSTSFKSAGSSGSYSAVSSSGLGTEVVDRVRNLLAQGYRIGTEHADERRFRTSSWHSCSPIDSNREAEVVSALEGCIESHAGEYVRLIGIDPKAKRRVLEMIIQRPNGKGPTQATKAVATSSTNGSAASSSRVASSSLSGDIAEQVRNLLAQGHRVGLEYADQRRFRTSSWQSCAPIQSSSQREVLGAIEACLAEHQGEYVRLIGIDSKAKRRVLEQIIQKP; from the coding sequence ATGGTAGTCCGCAGCATTGCTGCCCCGCCCACTCCCTGGTCGAAAGGCTTAGCCGAGCCAAAAATACATGAAACTGCTTATGTACATTCCTTTTCTAACATTATTGGGGATGTATACATTGGTGCCAATGTTTTGATTGCGCCTCACACTTCGATTCGGGCAGATGAAGGTACTCCTTTTTACATTGGAGACAGTACCAATATTCAGGATGGAGTGGTAATTCATGGTTTAGAGCAAGGTCGAGTGGTTGGGGACGATCAAAAAAGCTACTCGGTTTGGGTCGGGAAGAACTGTTCGATCGCTCACATGGCTTTGATTCACGGCCCAGCTTATGTTGGAGATGATTGTTTTATTGGCTTTCGCTCCACAATTTTTAACGCTAGGGTAGGGCATGGCTGCATTGTGATGATGCACGCTTTGATCCAAGATGTAGAAGTTCCACCTGGAAAATATGTGCCTTCTGGATCGGTGATTACCAATCAACAACAGGCCGATCGCTTGCCCGACGTGCAAGCATCTGATATGGAATTTGCTCATCACGTAGTCGGAATCAACGAAGCTTTGCGGACGGGATATCGCTGTGCTGCGGATATAGCTTGTCTGACCAATCTGCGGGATGAACAAGTTGACTCAAAAGCAAGTAATAGATCTAGTAACGGCAACGGTCAGGTGAAAAGTATGCGTTTAAGCTCAGATATCCACGAACAAGTGCGCCAAATGCTAGCTCAAGGCTATCGCATTAGCACCGAACACGCAGATGAACGCCGTTTCCGCACCAGTTCTTGGACTAGCGGTACAGCGATTCAAACTAATCGGCAATCGGAAGTAATTGCCGCTTTAGAGTCAAGTTTAGATGAATACGCTGGGGAGTACGTTCGCTTAATTGGGATTGACCCAAAAGCGAAGCGACGGGTAGTAGAAACAATTATTCAACGTCCTAATGGCAAAGCACCCCAAGTAAGTAAGTCTACTTCGTTTAAATCAGCAGGTTCTAGCGGTAGCTACTCAGCAGTTTCTAGTTCCGGGCTAGGTACTGAAGTGGTCGATCGCGTCCGTAATCTGTTAGCTCAAGGATACCGGATTGGGACAGAACACGCAGACGAACGCCGCTTCCGCACGAGTTCCTGGCATAGCTGCTCGCCGATCGACAGCAACAGAGAAGCTGAAGTAGTTTCAGCATTGGAAGGTTGTATTGAAAGTCACGCCGGAGAATATGTCCGCTTAATTGGCATCGATCCAAAAGCTAAGCGGCGCGTATTGGAGATGATTATTCAACGTCCCAACGGCAAAGGGCCTACTCAAGCAACTAAAGCTGTAGCTACCAGTAGCACTAACGGCTCAGCAGCTAGCTCCAGCCGTGTGGCAAGCTCTAGCTTAAGCGGTGATATCGCAGAACAAGTGAGAAACTTGCTAGCCCAAGGACACCGTGTAGGTTTGGAATATGCCGATCAGCGACGTTTCCGCACTAGTTCTTGGCAAAGCTGTGCTCCCATTCAATCAAGTAGCCAACGGGAAGTGCTAGGAGCGATCGAAGCTTGCCTCGCCGAGCATCAAGGTGAATACGTGCGCTTGATTGGCATTGATTCTAAAGCGAAGCGGCGTGTACTCGAACAAATTATCCAAAAACCGTAA
- a CDS encoding carbon dioxide-concentrating mechanism protein — translation MRFQGANGQDDFRDMALGLVSTGSFPAIVGCADMMLKSAGVALVGYEKIGSGQCTAIVRGRISDVRLAVEAGAETAEKFGQLLSKLVIARPLPNLEVVLPIGHRLSQLSQSNGHSRLSNQAIGLLETRGFPAMVGACDAMLKAADVQLASYEKIGAGLCTAIIRGTVANVAMAVEAGMYEAERIGELNAVMVIPRPLDDLEQTLPVASCWIEQPQPIMLPVAVKETEKELLQLPDLAKLPIPIQEEIE, via the coding sequence ATGCGATTTCAGGGAGCAAACGGACAAGACGATTTTCGGGATATGGCTTTAGGATTGGTATCTACTGGCAGTTTTCCTGCTATTGTGGGCTGCGCGGATATGATGCTCAAATCTGCGGGGGTAGCTTTAGTAGGTTATGAGAAGATTGGTAGTGGTCAGTGTACTGCGATCGTCCGAGGTAGGATTTCTGATGTCCGTTTAGCTGTGGAAGCTGGAGCCGAGACTGCGGAAAAGTTTGGTCAGTTACTCTCTAAATTGGTAATTGCTAGACCTTTACCCAATTTAGAAGTAGTATTGCCGATCGGTCATCGCCTATCCCAATTATCTCAATCTAACGGACACAGCCGTTTAAGTAATCAAGCGATCGGCTTGTTGGAAACTAGAGGTTTTCCGGCAATGGTAGGTGCTTGTGATGCCATGTTGAAAGCGGCTGATGTTCAACTGGCATCTTATGAAAAAATTGGTGCTGGGCTTTGTACGGCAATTATCCGGGGTACAGTAGCTAACGTAGCAATGGCTGTGGAAGCTGGAATGTATGAGGCAGAACGCATCGGCGAATTAAACGCTGTGATGGTGATTCCGCGACCTCTGGACGATTTGGAACAAACTTTACCTGTAGCCAGCTGCTGGATCGAACAACCTCAACCAATAATGTTACCTGTAGCTGTAAAAGAAACAGAGAAAGAGTTGCTGCAATTGCCTGATTTAGCTAAATTACCTATTCCTATCCAAGAGGAAATCGAGTGA
- a CDS encoding LysR family transcriptional regulator has product MKHTTLHQLKVFEAAARHGSFTRAAEELFLTQPTVSMQVKQLSKSVGLPLFEQVGKRLYLTEAGRELLATCREIFDRIAQFEMTVADLKGVKQGLLRLAVVTTAKYVVPRLLGPFCQRYPGIDVSLQVTNHEILMERFSQNQDDLYILSQVPDNVDMNVHPFLENPLVVLAPSHHHLAHEKNISLEAIANEPFIMREPGSGTRQAVQKMFEKEGLALKVKLELGSNEAIKQGIAGGLGISVLSSHTLALEGSTSQLTILDVQGFPIPRNWYVVYPSGKQLSVVARTFFDYLVNEGKQVLDVTSTLKVTV; this is encoded by the coding sequence TTGAAGCATACCACACTTCATCAGCTAAAAGTATTTGAAGCAGCGGCTCGTCACGGAAGTTTTACTCGCGCCGCTGAAGAGTTGTTTTTAACTCAACCTACTGTTTCTATGCAGGTGAAACAACTGTCTAAGTCTGTTGGTTTACCGCTATTTGAGCAGGTGGGTAAGCGTTTGTATTTGACGGAAGCGGGGAGAGAGTTACTGGCGACTTGTCGGGAAATTTTCGATCGCATCGCCCAGTTTGAAATGACAGTGGCAGACTTGAAGGGTGTCAAACAAGGTCTGTTACGATTGGCGGTAGTAACAACAGCAAAATATGTTGTCCCACGCTTATTAGGGCCTTTTTGTCAACGTTATCCGGGAATTGATGTGTCGCTACAGGTGACTAATCATGAAATTCTCATGGAACGGTTTTCGCAAAATCAAGATGATTTGTATATTCTGAGCCAAGTACCAGACAATGTGGATATGAATGTTCACCCATTTCTGGAAAATCCTTTGGTGGTTTTGGCACCGAGTCATCATCATTTAGCGCATGAGAAAAATATTTCTTTGGAAGCGATCGCAAATGAACCTTTTATCATGCGAGAACCGGGTTCCGGTACGCGCCAAGCTGTACAGAAAATGTTTGAAAAGGAAGGTTTGGCTTTAAAAGTTAAGTTAGAACTAGGTAGTAATGAAGCAATTAAACAAGGAATTGCCGGGGGTTTAGGAATCTCTGTTTTATCGAGTCATACTTTAGCTTTAGAAGGTTCAACCAGTCAATTAACTATTTTGGATGTACAGGGTTTTCCGATTCCAAGAAATTGGTATGTGGTATATCCGTCAGGAAAACAATTATCTGTTGTAGCCCGAACATTTTTTGACTATTTAGTTAATGAAGGTAAGCAAGTTTTGGATGTAACTTCAACGTTAAAAGTGACAGTTTGA
- a CDS encoding XisH family protein — MAKDRFHAVVRTALEKDGWQITADPYEINIDDVDFEIDLAAEQLLAAERESQKIAVEVKSFISTSNISDFHTALGQFLNYRDALEKIEPDRQLYLAVRVPIYETFFQRRFILAAVARYQLRLVIYDVKQEVIVQWL, encoded by the coding sequence ATGGCAAAAGATCGATTTCATGCTGTTGTTAGAACTGCTTTAGAAAAAGACGGATGGCAAATTACAGCCGATCCTTACGAAATTAATATAGATGATGTGGATTTTGAGATAGATTTAGCAGCAGAACAACTGTTAGCAGCGGAACGAGAAAGTCAAAAAATTGCTGTAGAAGTTAAGAGTTTTATTAGCACGTCCAATATTTCAGATTTTCATACAGCTTTAGGGCAATTTCTCAACTACCGAGATGCGCTGGAAAAGATTGAACCCGATCGCCAACTTTATTTAGCTGTGCGAGTACCCATTTATGAAACTTTCTTTCAACGACGTTTCATTCTAGCTGCGGTTGCGCGATATCAACTGCGGTTAGTAATTTATGATGTGAAACAGGAGGTGATTGTTCAATGGCTGTAG
- a CDS encoding XisI protein, with protein sequence MAVEQYRQYIRQLLCDRAQRAAKQRNAPEYEVQTVFDTEQDHYQLLYVGWRGNKRDFGCILHIDIKDGKIWIQHDGTEEGFANRLVEMGVPKQDIVLAFHEPEIREYTGFGTGVVN encoded by the coding sequence ATGGCTGTAGAGCAATACCGTCAATATATTCGACAACTACTTTGCGATCGCGCCCAACGTGCTGCAAAGCAAAGAAATGCACCAGAATATGAAGTGCAAACTGTTTTTGATACCGAGCAAGATCATTATCAATTACTATATGTTGGTTGGCGGGGAAATAAACGCGATTTTGGCTGTATTTTGCATATTGATATTAAGGATGGAAAAATCTGGATTCAGCACGATGGTACGGAAGAAGGATTTGCTAATCGATTGGTTGAAATGGGAGTTCCTAAACAAGATATTGTGTTAGCATTTCATGAACCGGAAATACGAGAATATACAGGTTTTGGTACAGGTGTTGTTAATTAG
- a CDS encoding type II toxin-antitoxin system VapC family toxin, with protein sequence MKILLDTNVIVDIAFERQPFYDDSDRIFSFIEAGQLEGYVSASTFSDLYYIIRKQRGRDWTLSFLNRLASVCQIATVDRDAISMALTANFRDFEDAIQYSVARVNQFDSIVTRDAADFPVSTPRILTPTQLIQELTNSL encoded by the coding sequence TTGAAAATTTTACTAGATACTAATGTAATTGTAGATATAGCTTTTGAGCGACAGCCTTTCTACGACGACAGCGATCGCATTTTTTCATTCATTGAAGCTGGACAACTAGAAGGCTATGTTTCAGCGTCAACTTTTAGCGACCTTTATTATATTATTCGTAAACAAAGGGGTCGAGATTGGACACTCTCTTTTTTAAATAGATTGGCTTCTGTTTGTCAAATAGCTACTGTCGATCGAGATGCAATTTCAATGGCGCTTACTGCCAATTTTAGAGATTTTGAAGATGCCATTCAATACAGTGTTGCTAGAGTGAATCAATTTGATTCGATCGTCACACGCGATGCCGCAGATTTTCCAGTTTCAACCCCTCGAATTCTAACACCTACACAGTTGATTCAGGAATTAACAAACTCTCTTTAA
- a CDS encoding transposase: MQLAQHYQTAIKSCQCKSLNLSIADFIQNNKGSSSYQMNQLLMTSEAKFAWQRGYGIFSLRRKQLNDAIAYIKNQKQHHLQGTIIAALEREAEEDDGSKLGDRNI, from the coding sequence GTGCAACTTGCTCAACATTACCAAACCGCCATAAAATCATGCCAATGTAAATCACTCAATCTCTCGATCGCAGATTTTATTCAAAACAACAAAGGTAGCAGTTCCTATCAAATGAATCAGCTTTTAATGACTTCAGAAGCGAAATTTGCTTGGCAACGTGGCTATGGTATCTTTTCTTTGAGACGCAAGCAATTAAATGATGCGATCGCTTATATAAAAAATCAGAAACAGCACCATTTACAAGGAACAATTATTGCTGCTCTAGAACGAGAAGCTGAGGAAGATGATGGCTCGAAATTAGGCGATCGTAATATTTGA